From a single Bemisia tabaci chromosome 10, PGI_BMITA_v3 genomic region:
- the LOC109037704 gene encoding zinc finger matrin-type protein 2 — MASSSSSKVEDHRRKWDADEYERIAASRLQAELEAQEKATSKQPAVRRELLKQRDYRIDLESKLGKSVVITKNTPSSQTGGYYCNVCDCVVKDSINFLDHINGKKHQRNLGMSMRVERSSLDQVKKRFEINKKKMEEKKKTYDLESRVKELKEEEEKLKEYKKDKKKERKRKLNDTDFADESEEQSELASIMGFSGFGGSKR; from the exons ATGGCTTCAAGTTCCAGTAGT AAAGTGGAAGACCACAGGCGGAAGTGGGATGCCGACGAGTATGAGAGAATCGCTGCCAGCCGCCTTCAAGCGGAACTTGAAGCCCAAGAAAAAGCCACCAGCAAGCAACCTGCAGTCCGCAGAGAACTATTGAAACAGAGAGATTATCGAATTGATCTTGAATCGAAGCTGGGGAAAAGTGTTGTCATCACCAAAAATACCCCATCTTCGCAAACTGGAGG gtATTATTGTAATGTCTGTGACTGTGTTGTAAAAGACTCAATAAACTTCCTTGACCATATCAATGGAAAGAAAC ATCAAAGAAATCTCGGAATGTCCATGCGAGTTGAGAGGTCTTCCCTGGATCAAGTCAAGAAGAGATTTGAAATCAACAAGAAGAAAatggaagagaagaagaaaacttATGATTTAGAATCGCGAGTCAAGGAACTAAAAGAGGAG GaagaaaagttgaaggaataCAAAAAGgataagaagaaggaaagaaaaagaaaactgaatGATACAGATTTTGCCGATGAGAGTGAAGAACAGTCAGAGCTAGCGTCAATAATGGGATTTTCAGGTTTTGGTGGCAGCAAAAGATAA